A section of the Saccharopolyspora gregorii genome encodes:
- a CDS encoding DUF5938 domain-containing protein, giving the protein MATDKKVVVYGASGYTGRLICEYLREYGIPFLAAGRNRQRVQDAVDAVPGIDTVEHDVVEVEHTAEALAEQFRGASVVLNTVGPFARFGHEVVQACLEIGAHYTDTNGEQNWMIDVEQRYGAAFADRGLLLTLGLAQMYTIGEIAANICLETPGLDTLDIQVFWKGHPTVASTNTILTNAVLADAFYLEQNEYVPWPADRGTYDVVVPGHHEVGLALPWGGTSHPVWFKNDPRVANVRALGGVFDRSLMQAVPQIVASAMEQMEGLSTEQKLAMIDEISAGVRSEMPPRENPRINTSLDSVHASGPLGRAHCVIHGNCNYKQTALLNAHAAAELLQQPPRKVGFASSCQAFGHRELLGTLRAFGLVLDPILEVHR; this is encoded by the coding sequence ATGGCCACTGACAAGAAGGTCGTCGTCTACGGCGCCTCCGGTTACACCGGACGCCTCATCTGCGAGTACCTGCGCGAGTACGGCATCCCGTTCCTGGCGGCGGGCCGCAACCGGCAGCGGGTGCAGGACGCGGTGGACGCGGTCCCCGGCATCGACACCGTCGAGCACGACGTCGTCGAGGTCGAGCACACCGCCGAAGCCCTCGCCGAGCAGTTCCGCGGCGCCTCGGTCGTGCTCAATACCGTCGGCCCGTTCGCCCGCTTCGGGCACGAGGTCGTGCAGGCATGCCTGGAGATCGGCGCGCACTACACCGACACCAACGGCGAGCAGAACTGGATGATCGACGTCGAGCAGCGCTACGGCGCGGCGTTCGCCGATCGCGGGCTGCTGCTGACGCTGGGGCTCGCGCAGATGTACACCATCGGCGAGATCGCGGCGAACATCTGCCTGGAGACGCCGGGGCTGGACACGCTGGACATCCAGGTGTTCTGGAAGGGCCACCCCACGGTCGCCTCCACGAACACGATCCTCACCAACGCGGTGCTGGCCGACGCGTTCTACCTGGAGCAGAACGAGTACGTGCCGTGGCCCGCCGACCGCGGCACCTACGACGTGGTGGTGCCCGGCCACCACGAGGTCGGGCTCGCGCTGCCCTGGGGCGGCACCTCGCACCCGGTGTGGTTCAAGAACGACCCGCGGGTGGCGAACGTGCGGGCGCTGGGCGGGGTGTTCGACCGGTCGCTGATGCAGGCGGTGCCGCAGATCGTGGCCTCGGCGATGGAGCAGATGGAAGGCCTGTCCACCGAGCAGAAGCTGGCGATGATCGACGAGATCTCCGCCGGGGTGCGCAGCGAGATGCCGCCGCGGGAGAACCCGCGGATCAACACCTCGCTGGACTCGGTGCACGCCTCCGGGCCGCTGGGGCGCGCGCACTGCGTGATCCACGGCAACTGCAACTACAAGCAGACGGCGCTGCTCAACGCGCACGCCGCCGCGGAACTGCTGCAGCAGCCGCCGCGGAAGGTCGGGTTCGCCTCCAGCTGCCAGGCGTTCGGGCACCGGGAGCTGCTGGGCACGCTGCGCGCGTTCGGCCTGGTCCTCGACCCGATCCTGGAGGTCCACCGCTGA
- a CDS encoding SDR family NAD(P)-dependent oxidoreductase yields MSSDDLTGRRALVTGGARGLGAGMAEALARAGAAVVIGDVLQDEGEKTALALREAGADAHFVPLDVTDDDSWAEAVRRTTGAIGGLDVLVNNAGVEISSLIADLDPADVRRMLEVNVLGTSLGVKHGFRAMRPGGAAGQGGAIVNIASVAATIAFPGIALYSATKSGIDRLTRVAAAESGKLGYGVRVNCIYPGLTPTTMGNQLAVDCAELGLFPSPEAAAEAVVGLTPQGRLGQVDDMADAVVFLASDAAKFITGAGLPVDGGMGM; encoded by the coding sequence ATGAGCAGTGATGATCTGACCGGCCGAAGAGCACTGGTGACCGGCGGCGCGCGCGGACTCGGCGCCGGCATGGCCGAGGCGCTGGCGCGGGCCGGCGCCGCCGTGGTGATCGGCGACGTGCTCCAGGACGAGGGCGAGAAGACGGCCCTGGCGCTGCGCGAAGCGGGCGCCGACGCCCACTTCGTGCCGCTCGACGTCACCGACGACGACAGCTGGGCCGAGGCCGTCCGGCGCACCACCGGAGCCATCGGCGGGCTCGACGTGCTGGTGAACAACGCGGGCGTGGAGATCAGCAGCCTGATCGCCGACCTCGACCCGGCCGACGTCCGCCGGATGCTGGAGGTCAACGTGCTCGGCACGTCGCTCGGCGTGAAGCACGGGTTCCGCGCCATGCGGCCCGGCGGCGCGGCCGGGCAGGGCGGGGCGATCGTCAACATCGCCTCCGTCGCGGCGACCATCGCCTTCCCCGGCATCGCGCTGTACTCGGCCACGAAGTCCGGCATCGACCGGCTCACCCGCGTCGCCGCCGCCGAGTCCGGGAAGCTCGGCTACGGGGTGCGCGTGAACTGCATCTACCCGGGTCTGACGCCGACCACGATGGGCAACCAGCTCGCGGTGGACTGCGCCGAGCTGGGGTTGTTCCCCTCCCCCGAGGCCGCCGCGGAAGCCGTCGTGGGCCTCACCCCGCAGGGCCGCCTCGGGCAGGTCGACGACATGGCCGACGCCGTGGTCTTCCTCGCCTCCGACGCCGCGAAGTTCATCACCGGGGCCGGGCTCCCCGTCGACGGCGGCATGGGCATGTGA
- a CDS encoding TetR/AcrR family transcriptional regulator, with protein MTEVAETKRNKVARRQVDKFEVRRTELAVATLHTLADLGYARTSLREIAQKSEFSHGVLHYYFADKQDLITRAVRQYEAVCVTRYDGVIAEATSAPELRDGFIDEFFASMRADAPLHRLWYDLRNQSLFEESFRADVEEIDRRREEMIWQVIGRCAELAQVRPATSSGIAYAMIDGIFQRGLRLALAGADEEIERLQDELRRVLVLLVDEPGSAG; from the coding sequence GTGACCGAGGTCGCGGAGACGAAGCGGAACAAGGTGGCCCGCCGCCAGGTCGACAAGTTCGAGGTGCGGCGCACGGAGCTCGCGGTGGCGACGCTGCACACGCTCGCCGACCTCGGGTACGCGCGGACCAGCCTGCGCGAGATCGCGCAGAAGTCCGAGTTCTCCCACGGGGTCCTGCACTACTACTTCGCCGACAAGCAGGACCTGATCACCCGTGCCGTCCGCCAGTACGAAGCCGTCTGCGTGACCCGCTACGACGGGGTGATCGCGGAGGCGACCAGCGCGCCCGAGCTGCGGGACGGGTTCATCGACGAGTTCTTCGCCTCGATGCGGGCCGACGCCCCGCTGCACCGGCTGTGGTACGACCTGCGCAACCAGAGCCTGTTCGAGGAGTCCTTCCGCGCGGACGTCGAGGAGATCGACCGGCGCCGCGAGGAGATGATCTGGCAGGTGATCGGCCGCTGCGCCGAGCTCGCGCAGGTCCGGCCCGCGACCTCGTCCGGGATCGCCTACGCGATGATCGACGGGATCTTCCAGCGGGGGCTGCGCCTCGCGCTGGCGGGCGCCGACGAGGAGATCGAACGGCTCCAGGACGAGCTGCGGCGGGTGCTGGTGCTGCTGGTCGACGAGCCCGGTTCGGCGGGCTGA
- a CDS encoding glycoside hydrolase family 64 protein, producing MVSRRRFLGYSAAALTTPFWVQAINAPFASAAPETLKFVLQNNSGTTAHAYIAGFSDAEKKAVFIRQDGTSYFPEAGGPEPQPLGEDPAIPVDGSVEVTVPRMYGARVYFVTDDKLDFQVVQGADGTTSVVHPNFVSEDDSNYGKDWTFAEFTLNEEQLYANISYVDFVAAPIALHLKAGSGDQEVPGMPTGALDGVAQGLRDQGENWPKLVQEADGKVVRVLNPNHRAADFEGYLEPYVDEVYAKYAGESIFVDTQRDDLGVIEGKVEGDAFVFGSERFEKPSSVDIWGCNSGPFANNPESDSQERLAIVPRLAAAFNRTTLLINPNQPQDEDPATFYQNEITNHYARVVHENLPDGKGYAFAYDDVSSNAGEDHSGKVNAGDPEVFTLTLGAIR from the coding sequence ATGGTTTCTCGTAGGCGGTTTCTCGGGTATTCCGCTGCGGCGCTGACCACGCCCTTCTGGGTGCAGGCGATCAACGCCCCGTTCGCTTCGGCCGCTCCGGAAACCCTGAAGTTCGTGCTGCAGAACAACTCCGGCACCACGGCGCACGCCTACATCGCCGGATTCTCGGACGCGGAGAAGAAGGCCGTGTTCATCCGGCAGGACGGCACCTCCTACTTCCCCGAGGCGGGTGGCCCCGAGCCGCAGCCGCTGGGCGAGGACCCCGCCATCCCGGTCGACGGCAGCGTCGAGGTCACCGTGCCGCGCATGTACGGCGCGCGGGTGTACTTCGTGACCGACGACAAGCTGGACTTCCAGGTGGTGCAGGGCGCGGACGGCACGACCTCCGTGGTGCACCCCAACTTCGTCTCCGAGGACGACTCGAACTACGGCAAGGACTGGACGTTCGCCGAGTTCACCCTCAACGAGGAGCAGCTCTACGCGAACATCAGCTACGTCGACTTCGTCGCCGCGCCGATCGCGCTGCACCTGAAGGCCGGCAGCGGTGACCAGGAAGTCCCGGGCATGCCCACCGGTGCGCTCGACGGTGTCGCCCAGGGCCTGCGCGACCAGGGCGAGAACTGGCCGAAGCTGGTGCAGGAGGCCGACGGCAAGGTCGTCCGGGTGCTCAACCCGAACCACCGCGCCGCCGACTTCGAGGGCTACCTCGAACCGTACGTGGACGAGGTGTACGCCAAGTACGCCGGTGAGTCGATCTTCGTCGACACCCAGCGCGACGACCTCGGCGTCATCGAGGGCAAGGTCGAGGGCGACGCGTTCGTCTTCGGCTCGGAGCGGTTCGAGAAGCCGTCCTCGGTGGACATCTGGGGCTGCAACAGCGGCCCGTTCGCGAACAACCCGGAGAGCGACTCCCAGGAGCGCCTGGCGATCGTGCCGCGGCTGGCGGCGGCGTTCAACCGCACCACGCTGCTGATCAACCCGAACCAGCCGCAGGACGAGGACCCGGCCACGTTCTACCAGAACGAGATCACCAACCACTACGCGCGCGTGGTGCACGAGAACCTGCCCGACGGCAAGGGCTACGCGTTCGCCTACGACGACGTCAGCTCGAACGCGGGCGAGGACCACAGCGGCAAGGTCAACGCCGGTGACCCGGAGGTCTTCACCCTGACCCTCGGCGCCATCCGCTGA
- a CDS encoding (R)-mandelonitrile lyase codes for MEFTGPRATTRAPAEWFTGDVWFDVIHVGTEPSRLRANLTRFAPGARTRWHHHAVGQTLHVVAGVALVGTRDGTIFEAQPGETVHCPPGEEHWHGAAPDRFMEHLALWEAPDDDRPETSWLEPVTEQQYDGPRTRRG; via the coding sequence GTGGAGTTCACCGGCCCGCGAGCCACCACCAGGGCACCCGCCGAGTGGTTCACCGGCGACGTGTGGTTCGACGTGATCCACGTCGGCACCGAGCCCTCGCGGCTGCGCGCGAACCTGACCCGCTTCGCGCCCGGGGCCCGCACCCGCTGGCACCACCACGCGGTGGGGCAGACGCTGCACGTGGTCGCCGGGGTCGCGCTGGTCGGCACCCGCGACGGCACGATCTTCGAGGCGCAGCCCGGGGAAACGGTGCACTGCCCGCCCGGCGAGGAGCACTGGCACGGCGCCGCCCCGGACCGCTTCATGGAGCACCTCGCGCTGTGGGAGGCGCCGGACGACGACCGGCCCGAGACCAGCTGGCTGGAACCGGTCACCGAGCAGCAGTACGACGGCCCCCGCACCCGCCGCGGCTGA
- a CDS encoding TetR/AcrR family transcriptional regulator, translating into MTPHDPESLLERAFTEAVDRVEDTDETTARVLDAAYEQFCRLGLRRSTMEDVARRAGVSRITVYRRFATKDALVEHVVRREFRRYFDRFLADIRHARTAADRVVLGFASALRAIRGNPLIGGLMEVEPEVMVPSMLTDGGRTMATVRRFLAEQLRREQRDGHVPERVDVEVVAELMVRVSASFLVTPSELVDLDDDEQVREVARRFLVPMLAEPGAG; encoded by the coding sequence ATGACGCCGCACGACCCCGAATCGCTGCTGGAGCGCGCGTTCACCGAGGCCGTCGACCGCGTCGAGGACACCGACGAGACCACCGCGCGCGTCCTCGACGCCGCCTACGAGCAGTTCTGCCGCCTGGGCCTGCGGCGGTCCACCATGGAGGACGTGGCGCGCCGGGCCGGGGTCTCCCGGATCACCGTCTACCGCCGGTTCGCCACCAAGGACGCCCTGGTCGAACACGTGGTGCGCCGCGAGTTCCGCCGGTACTTCGACCGGTTCCTCGCCGACATCCGCCACGCCCGCACCGCCGCGGACCGGGTGGTGCTGGGGTTCGCGAGCGCACTGCGCGCCATCCGCGGCAACCCGCTGATCGGTGGGCTGATGGAGGTCGAACCGGAGGTGATGGTGCCGTCCATGCTCACCGACGGCGGGCGGACCATGGCCACCGTGCGGCGCTTCCTCGCCGAGCAGCTGCGCCGCGAGCAGCGCGACGGGCACGTGCCGGAGCGGGTGGACGTGGAGGTCGTCGCGGAGCTGATGGTCCGCGTCTCGGCCTCGTTCCTGGTCACCCCCAGCGAGCTGGTCGACCTGGACGACGACGAGCAGGTCCGCGAGGTGGCCCGCCGCTTCCTGGTGCCGATGCTCGCCGAACCGGGCGCCGGGTGA
- a CDS encoding oxygenase MpaB family protein, translating into MSEQGTPEPGGRGLVGRRGLLAAGGALGALGALSTAAPAMAWTWQPSGSVVGTGEGADPRWVWDEVADPLVGSLLDSGAVPRVNELLREWTTNGQDLPKGLPTELRDFIEEARRKPDWADPRKLDLAYRFNEKRGLYLGVLYGMASGMMSTVIPKEARAVYHSYGGANMKDRITKTAKLGYDIGTPNAYADDGSMIVTCVKTRLTHAGVRNLLPKSAQWSDVAPEDIPISQADMMVTWHSLATTVNRKMVEWNVPIPPEESEAYLHSWQLCAHMLGIADEYIPASWEQANLQADQVLTPILAPTAEGVNLADILMDFGKEIDGSILSRPVIGALTRFMLGDQVARWLMIPDEPIWDPLLNTLWGPFIAVREGLLQNFPGSQQAYWTFDEVLRQAVLLFLSRGDYPISISIPTGNRPG; encoded by the coding sequence ATGAGCGAACAGGGCACACCCGAACCGGGCGGACGCGGACTCGTGGGCAGGCGCGGACTGCTCGCGGCAGGCGGCGCACTGGGAGCGCTCGGCGCGCTGAGCACCGCCGCCCCCGCCATGGCGTGGACCTGGCAACCCAGCGGTTCCGTCGTCGGCACCGGCGAAGGCGCCGACCCGCGCTGGGTCTGGGACGAGGTCGCCGACCCCCTCGTCGGATCGCTGCTCGACAGCGGCGCGGTACCCCGCGTCAACGAACTGCTGCGCGAGTGGACGACCAACGGGCAGGACCTGCCGAAGGGCCTGCCCACCGAACTGCGGGACTTCATCGAAGAAGCCCGCCGGAAGCCGGACTGGGCGGACCCGCGCAAGCTCGACCTCGCCTACCGGTTCAACGAGAAGCGCGGCCTCTACCTCGGCGTTCTCTACGGCATGGCCAGCGGCATGATGAGCACCGTCATCCCCAAGGAGGCCCGCGCCGTCTACCACTCCTACGGCGGCGCGAACATGAAGGACCGCATCACCAAGACCGCCAAGCTCGGTTACGACATCGGCACCCCGAACGCCTACGCCGACGACGGCTCGATGATCGTCACCTGCGTCAAGACCCGCCTCACCCACGCCGGCGTGCGCAACCTGCTGCCGAAGTCGGCGCAGTGGAGCGACGTCGCGCCCGAGGACATCCCGATCAGCCAGGCCGACATGATGGTCACCTGGCACAGCCTCGCCACCACCGTGAACCGCAAGATGGTGGAGTGGAACGTGCCGATCCCACCGGAGGAATCCGAGGCGTACCTGCACTCCTGGCAGCTGTGCGCGCACATGCTCGGCATCGCCGACGAGTACATCCCCGCATCCTGGGAGCAGGCGAACCTGCAGGCCGACCAGGTGCTCACCCCCATTCTCGCGCCCACCGCCGAAGGCGTGAACCTGGCCGACATCCTGATGGACTTCGGCAAGGAGATCGACGGCTCCATCCTGAGCAGGCCCGTGATCGGCGCGCTCACCCGGTTCATGCTCGGCGACCAGGTCGCGCGGTGGCTGATGATCCCGGACGAGCCGATCTGGGACCCGCTGCTGAACACGCTGTGGGGCCCGTTCATCGCGGTCCGCGAAGGGCTGCTGCAGAACTTCCCCGGTTCGCAGCAGGCCTACTGGACGTTCGACGAGGTGCTGCGGCAGGCGGTGCTGCTGTTCCTGTCCCGCGGCGACTACCCGATCAGCATCTCCATCCCCACCGGCAACCGGCCGGGGTGA
- a CDS encoding putative immunity protein — protein sequence MGDFELSGDELRAVARYALLAAQEVLPVFEDACPGDRRPRAAIEAAREFADGARRSRLQRAASLDAHRAAREAGTEPARLAARSAGDAASAAYLHPIARASQVGHVLRAAASAARVAELGAGDDRAVGDAALARWHRLADLTVVDVLRRYPAPPTARNRVAELVAALDTALRRTSTSD from the coding sequence GTGGGCGATTTCGAGCTGAGCGGGGACGAGCTGCGGGCGGTGGCGCGGTACGCGCTGCTCGCCGCGCAGGAGGTGCTGCCGGTGTTCGAGGATGCCTGCCCGGGCGACCGCCGGCCGCGGGCCGCGATCGAGGCGGCGCGGGAGTTCGCCGACGGCGCGCGGCGGAGCAGGCTGCAACGGGCCGCCTCGCTCGACGCGCACCGCGCCGCCCGGGAAGCGGGCACCGAACCCGCACGCCTGGCCGCCCGGTCGGCGGGGGACGCCGCGTCCGCCGCGTACCTGCACCCGATCGCGCGGGCCTCCCAGGTGGGGCACGTGCTGCGCGCCGCCGCGAGCGCCGCGCGCGTCGCCGAGCTAGGCGCCGGGGACGACCGCGCGGTCGGCGACGCGGCGCTCGCGCGGTGGCACCGCCTCGCCGATCTGACCGTGGTCGACGTCCTGCGCCGCTACCCCGCACCACCGACCGCGCGGAACCGGGTCGCGGAACTGGTGGCGGCACTGGACACCGCACTGCGCAGAACGTCCACATCGGACTGA
- the speG gene encoding spermidine N1-acetyltransferase encodes MSLRLRALERDDLPFVHGLTNNSRIMTYWFEEPYEALVELQDIYDRHIHDTRERRFVIEADGERGGLVELVEIDYIHRNAEFQIIVAPDHQGRGLAAEATRQALDYAFAVLNMHKIYLLVSTENTKAIHVYEKLGFRTEGELREEFFAGGHYHNALRMGVFQRDHLA; translated from the coding sequence ATGAGCCTCCGCCTGCGTGCCCTGGAACGCGACGACCTGCCGTTCGTGCACGGGTTGACGAACAACTCGCGGATCATGACCTACTGGTTCGAGGAGCCCTACGAGGCGCTGGTCGAGCTGCAGGACATCTACGACCGGCACATCCACGACACCCGGGAGCGCCGCTTCGTGATCGAGGCGGACGGCGAGCGCGGCGGCCTGGTGGAACTCGTGGAGATCGACTACATCCACCGCAACGCCGAGTTCCAGATCATCGTCGCCCCCGACCACCAGGGCCGCGGGCTGGCCGCGGAGGCGACCCGGCAGGCGTTGGACTACGCGTTCGCGGTGCTCAACATGCACAAGATCTACCTGCTGGTGAGCACCGAGAACACCAAGGCGATCCACGTCTACGAGAAGCTCGGCTTCCGCACCGAGGGCGAGCTCCGCGAGGAGTTCTTCGCCGGCGGCCACTACCACAACGCGCTGCGCATGGGCGTCTTCCAACGCGACCACCTCGCGTGA
- a CDS encoding LLM class flavin-dependent oxidoreductase: MERPLRRLGFLTIGLFDGDDPRPGHESTLEIVELGERLGFDIAWVRHRHLQYGISSPTAVLAALTQRTSRIDLGTAVIPLGWENPLRLAEDLATVDVLSGGRLNPGVSAGPPMHFERVRGALYPDTAEAEDLGYGRAERLLDFLGGAPVTGFSGTEGIEVFSDRVQPHSPGLAGRVWYGGGSLRSAEWAGRNGLNLLVSNVVKAERSADFEQVQLSLVERFRAHHPDGERARVSQGLVVIPTDSATPAQRDKYARYAAQRLPRTTTTHGPARMMYAPDLVGDSAELAERLAAHAAFRAVDEVSFALPFTFDHDDYVQILTDMATKLAPALGWRPAA; this comes from the coding sequence CTGGAAAGACCCCTGCGCAGACTGGGATTCCTGACCATCGGGCTGTTCGACGGGGACGATCCGCGGCCCGGCCACGAGTCGACGCTGGAGATCGTCGAACTCGGCGAGCGGCTCGGCTTCGACATCGCGTGGGTGCGCCACCGCCACCTGCAGTACGGCATCTCCTCCCCCACCGCGGTGCTCGCGGCGCTGACCCAGCGCACCAGCCGGATCGACCTGGGCACCGCGGTGATCCCGCTGGGCTGGGAGAACCCGCTGCGGCTGGCGGAGGACCTGGCGACCGTGGACGTGCTCTCCGGCGGGCGGCTGAACCCGGGGGTGAGCGCGGGACCGCCGATGCACTTCGAGCGGGTCCGCGGGGCGCTGTACCCGGACACCGCCGAAGCGGAGGACCTCGGCTACGGCCGGGCGGAGCGGCTGCTGGACTTCCTCGGCGGCGCACCCGTCACCGGGTTCAGCGGCACCGAGGGCATCGAGGTGTTCTCCGACCGGGTGCAGCCGCACTCACCGGGGCTGGCCGGGCGCGTCTGGTACGGCGGCGGCAGCCTGCGCTCCGCCGAGTGGGCCGGGCGGAACGGGCTGAACCTGCTGGTCAGCAACGTGGTCAAGGCGGAGCGCTCCGCGGACTTCGAGCAGGTCCAGCTGTCGCTGGTCGAACGGTTCCGCGCCCACCACCCCGACGGCGAGCGGGCCCGCGTCTCGCAGGGCCTGGTGGTCATTCCCACCGACAGCGCCACGCCCGCGCAACGCGACAAGTACGCGCGCTACGCCGCCCAGCGGCTGCCGCGCACCACCACCACGCACGGCCCGGCCCGGATGATGTACGCGCCGGACCTGGTGGGCGACTCGGCGGAGCTGGCCGAGCGGCTCGCCGCGCACGCGGCGTTCCGCGCGGTCGACGAGGTGTCGTTCGCGCTGCCGTTCACCTTCGACCACGACGACTACGTGCAGATCCTGACCGACATGGCCACGAAGCTGGCACCCGCGCTGGGCTGGCGCCCGGCGGCCTGA
- a CDS encoding LysR family transcriptional regulator — MLDPVWLRTFLEVADSGGFSRAARALGLGQPAVSQHVRKLEAAVGRSLLVRDSHTVELTGDGEAMVGFARDILGRQQQALDYFAGPEPSGRVRLGVSEDLVSDWFSQIAQRFQRMHPRVDLDLTAGLSTPLHDRLERGELDMALIKQPGSEPSGRLLWRDELVWVGTPDTRIVPGDPVPLVVYPEPSITRARALSALERAQRSWRVSCTADRLNGLSMAVRAGLGVAVFARSVVPDGLVPVRGGLPALDQIEFVLSGRIPVRGTPMSALVDMIAAAGRPEVADAHPKIADARPEVADAH; from the coding sequence GTGTTGGATCCCGTCTGGCTGCGGACGTTCCTGGAAGTGGCCGATTCAGGTGGCTTCAGCCGCGCCGCGCGCGCCCTCGGGCTCGGGCAGCCCGCGGTGAGCCAGCACGTGCGCAAGCTGGAGGCGGCGGTGGGCCGCTCGCTGCTGGTCCGCGACAGCCACACCGTGGAGCTGACCGGTGACGGCGAGGCCATGGTCGGCTTCGCCCGCGACATCCTCGGCAGGCAGCAGCAGGCCCTGGACTACTTCGCCGGGCCGGAACCCAGCGGGCGGGTCCGGCTGGGAGTGTCCGAGGACCTCGTCTCCGATTGGTTCTCGCAGATCGCCCAGCGGTTCCAGCGGATGCACCCGCGGGTCGACCTGGACCTCACCGCCGGGCTCAGCACCCCGCTGCACGACCGGCTCGAACGCGGCGAGCTCGACATGGCGCTGATCAAGCAGCCGGGCAGCGAACCGTCCGGGCGCCTGCTGTGGCGGGACGAGCTCGTCTGGGTCGGCACCCCGGACACCCGGATCGTGCCGGGAGACCCGGTCCCGCTGGTGGTGTACCCGGAACCGAGCATCACCCGCGCCCGCGCGCTGTCCGCGCTGGAACGCGCGCAGCGGTCCTGGCGGGTCAGCTGCACCGCGGACCGGCTCAACGGGCTGAGCATGGCGGTGCGGGCCGGGCTCGGCGTCGCGGTGTTCGCGCGCAGCGTCGTCCCGGACGGGCTGGTGCCGGTCCGAGGCGGACTGCCTGCGCTGGACCAGATCGAATTCGTCCTCAGCGGACGCATCCCGGTGCGCGGCACGCCGATGAGCGCGCTCGTGGACATGATCGCCGCGGCCGGTCGCCCGGAGGTCGCGGACGCGCACCCGAAGATCGCGGACGCGCGCCCGGAGGTCGCGGACGCGCACTGA
- the tatA gene encoding Sec-independent protein translocase subunit TatA, with protein MSLPGGWELVLLVGVVVLLFGAGKLPDLARSVGQSARVFKAEARGMKEDEAAARAAQGRLNPGEQAPGTSGTEARGERREEAGS; from the coding sequence GTGAGTTTGCCGGGTGGGTGGGAGCTGGTGCTCCTCGTCGGCGTCGTGGTGCTGCTGTTCGGCGCGGGCAAGCTGCCGGACCTCGCGCGGTCCGTCGGGCAGTCCGCGCGCGTGTTCAAGGCGGAAGCACGCGGCATGAAGGAGGACGAAGCCGCGGCGCGCGCCGCGCAGGGCCGGCTGAACCCCGGCGAGCAGGCCCCGGGCACGAGCGGCACCGAGGCGCGCGGCGAACGCCGCGAAGAGGCCGGGAGCTGA
- the tatC gene encoding twin-arginine translocase subunit TatC: MARTPRHPNHGRGPRRRWGRRHNPDGTMTLVDHLRELRYRLGVAMIAVVFGGTFGFWWFSHPLFGVPSLGDLLLAPYCSLPPEMRFSPEPGRCRLLQTKPFEVFVLQLKVGIAVGTVLLSPVWLYQLWAFITPGLKEGERKFAAQFVGFATVLFASGGLLAYFVVPEGLLFMVGFGGDAFFTALTGDEYVGFVLLMLFMFGLSFELPLVLVMLNRAGILSYAKLRSWWRGIVFGLFVVAAVATPGQDPISMLALAAALCALFAVALVLCRHHDRSRARRPGAAPSPDEPSAIDHRPTEPDRFAEEGSWRG, encoded by the coding sequence GTGGCCAGGACGCCGCGCCACCCGAACCACGGCCGCGGCCCGCGCCGCCGGTGGGGCAGGAGGCACAACCCCGACGGGACCATGACCCTCGTCGACCACCTCCGCGAACTGCGGTACCGGCTGGGCGTGGCGATGATCGCCGTCGTCTTCGGCGGGACCTTCGGGTTCTGGTGGTTCTCGCACCCGCTGTTCGGGGTGCCGTCGCTGGGCGACCTGCTGCTCGCGCCGTACTGCTCCCTGCCGCCGGAGATGCGGTTCAGCCCGGAACCCGGCCGGTGCCGCCTGCTGCAGACGAAACCGTTCGAGGTCTTCGTGCTGCAGCTGAAGGTCGGGATCGCCGTCGGCACCGTGCTGCTCAGCCCGGTGTGGCTGTACCAGCTGTGGGCGTTCATCACACCGGGGTTGAAGGAGGGCGAGCGCAAGTTCGCCGCCCAGTTCGTCGGGTTCGCCACGGTGCTGTTCGCCTCCGGCGGGCTGCTCGCGTACTTCGTGGTCCCGGAGGGGCTGCTGTTCATGGTCGGGTTCGGCGGGGACGCGTTCTTCACCGCCCTGACCGGGGACGAGTACGTCGGGTTCGTGCTGCTGATGCTGTTCATGTTCGGGTTGAGCTTCGAGCTGCCGCTGGTGCTGGTGATGCTCAACCGGGCGGGGATCCTGTCGTACGCGAAGCTGCGGAGCTGGTGGCGCGGCATCGTGTTCGGGCTGTTCGTCGTCGCCGCCGTCGCCACGCCCGGGCAGGACCCGATCTCGATGCTGGCCCTCGCCGCCGCGCTGTGCGCGCTGTTCGCCGTCGCGCTGGTGCTGTGCCGCCACCACGACCGGTCCCGGGCGCGTCGGCCGGGCGCCGCGCCGTCCCCGGACGAACCGTCCGCGATCGACCACCGGCCCACCGAACCGGACCGTTTCGCCGAGGAGGGCTCGTGGCGCGGTTAG